The segment TGCTTTCAAATGAGCAGAACTGCCAGTTCTCTGAGATCATTGGTTTTAACCATTTACCTCTCtaccccagggcttcccagaaGCTTGACATCTCCTCTCACAGGTGCATCTTTCCAAAAACGCTTAGTCCTGCAGAGTGAGCACTGATCTCTTCGACAAATGCTGACACTCACTCTGCCAGGCTGCAGTCAAGCAGCCTGGGAATATCGTGGTGAGAAAAAAGATCAAGTTGTCTGCTCCCATGGAGTTTATATTGTATGATAAACCAGTGAACAAATAGAAAAGCAATGATTCTAGCCAGTGTGGGTgctctaaagaaaagaaaagagtggggattccctgatggtccagtggttaagactctgcacttccactgcagggggcacaattcgatccctggtcagggaactgagatcctgcaagcagGATCAAGTTGTGAGCTTTCCAAGATGCAAACATGCATTCCATCAACAttaggcatgagtgaaattgcagcttgccctccatctcctatagCTGAGGatcttcagctctaccatctcccagcTCTTcaccctcctccagtcagtaattcTTCTTgtctgttcacttgatgccagcccctgtatgccagttGTTGTACTGTACccctgtacttttcaaggtactgtactgtaagatttaaagtgtttgctttttgtgttgcttgttttttaatgaattatttgtgtgaaaagtattataaacctattgctCTATAGTACTATATAGCCAGTTGTGTTcattgggtacctaggctaactttgttgggcttaggaacaaattggacttacaaatgcaCTCTTGGAaaggaactcatttgtatgtagggtaCTTAACTGtatctgatttacattttaaaaagatggtagTTGCTGTTTTTCTGGAGCACAGACTGTAACAAATGTGGCAAGATTGGCAGCTTTGCATTAGTCCAGGTAAAAGATAAGCCTCCAGTAGCTGGAAAAGAGTGTGACATACAGTTGGCACCCAATAAACTTGAGAACACATCCAAGATTCTGCGGACCAACTGAAAACAGAAGATTCTGATAGTGAAAGAGGGATGAAGAGACACTGGCACCAAACCACATCAGGCACCGTCGTCATCCCAGCGGTCCTGCAGGGTTTTTCCTGTAAGGATCTCCAGGACTGAAGAAATGTGAGCTGGAAAATTCGACACAAATTGGTCAGATTTAGATAGCTGTATAGCTTTAGGGACGTCTGTGACTGTGAGACAGATGGAGCCAGGAGAATTATGGGCTCTAGTGAAGAAGGCCCTAGAGCTCCAACAAAGGACCAGAATGCTCCTCAGTCTTGTCAAGGTAGTAGCCATTTGTTGGCTCAATAGTCCAAACCGTTCTGAGTCTGGGcttccaagtggcacagtggtaaagaacctgcctgccgatgtaAGAGacgcaaaagacacaggtttgatctctgggttggaaagatcccttggagtaggaaatgacaacctgctctggtatttttgcctggaaaattccatggacagagtagcctggtgggctacagtccattgggtcacaatgagttggacacaactgagcgcgcgcgcgcacacacacacacacgtattgaTTCTACTTTTGAAAATGCTCTAAACCCTGCCTCCCCTCAGCAGGCCTGCGCTCATTGCCTGTGTTCAGGTTCTGATCACATCTCACTCAAATACTTTGAGAGTCTCTGAACTGGTCTTCCTGCCCCTAGTCTTGCCCCACCTTCATTCACGTATCTAGTTTCTGCATTGTTGTCAGTCTAGGTCTCcatccaaaggaaaaacaatgatCTTGTCCCTCCTGTGATTAAAAGACTCTCAGTacttcctttggagaaggaaatggcaacccactccagtgttcttgcctggagaatcccagggacaggggagcctgctgggctgctgtctatggggtcgcacagagttggacacgactgaagtgacttagcagtagcagcagtacttCCTTATTACCACCAAGGTAACGACCAAATTCCTTGACTGGGCATACAAGGCCTTTCACAAACAATTCCTCACTGATTGCTGCAGCTTCTCTCAGCTCCCTCAAATGCCCTGCCCTTCAGACACCCTGCCCGCCTTTCTTTAAACAGACATTGCTTGTTGAGGCTGACCTGCTCTTTAGCATGGCTTTCTCTTACCTATTTGAGGTGCAGTGGCTTTGACCCAGTTAATTCATGTTCATTCTTCAACTCCTAGATCCAAAGTTGCCTGGTCCATGAAGTGACCCTGCTGGTCCCAGGCAGCACTTGACCTTCCTTCCTCTGCACTGTCTTGGCACATGCTTCCAAatctaggactttttttttttttttttttggtaatttggtTTTCTGTCACTGTTCTCCAGTGAAGTGTGTGCTCCTCAGGGGGGATTACATTTTTGTTCATATAACTCAAATTAGAAAAACCTTGCTCACAGCCTCCCTAACAGATGGGATGCTCCATTTGAACACTGCCAAGAGTGGGAGAAATCACTAGCTATTATGCCTtctatttttgtacatttattcATGGATCTATTCATTCACTAAGTATATACTGAGCACCcactctatgccaggcactgatATAGATGGCAGGGATACAGAAATACCAAACAGATAAAAATTGCTACCCTCTAGGAACTTTTATTCTAAGTTTTTTTGAATGTGCAAAAAAAGAGTTGGGTACCTTCTCATCTAATTCAGTGAAAGTTGACCTGTACCACATGGACTGAGTTTCATACCTGTGCATGCGTGTATACGTGAATAAATGAATCACTGAGAAAACAAAGATGGCATGAGGAAAAACATGGAGAAGTCAACGTAAGATACCCTccatgaaaaggaaaatactCAGAAACATGTCTTGCTGAAAATGGGATGAGCAGCATCATTTTCCTGTGTAGATAAGGGAACTCtgggtcttttctgtttcttcagtaAAAGTGTAGATTAAGCTAACAGCAGGTTTAGGGAGAGACAGTGGGGAAATCTACTTATATGGGTAGGCAGTTGATGCTCTTTGTCATTGGCAGGGTATGAAAGGAAGTTAGAGTCCAGGAGGGTGGATGTTTGTCTAGTGTATAGAAAGGCTTTGTGGTACACCCACTTATGAGTCAACTCATGATACACTAAGAGTCCTTCTTTTGGTTCAGAGAAATTCTGTAATGGTTGGAATCCCTGAGATGCAAATGTCTTTCATAGTTGGTCTGTGTTCCTTTTATTCTCTCCTGGGATTCTGAACCTTGGCTGTACCTCTAAATCAACtaaggaacttttaaaaagtctaaatatTGAGACTTCactcccagagagtccaaaactTAGGTCTGGAGTAAGATCCAGATACCTATATTTTTTAGAGCTCCAAAGTTATTCTAATGCACAGCCCTCTTTAGCGTGTGATCCTGGTTCCATTATTGCCTCCAATGTGGGGGATGACTTACATGCAGATGTAGATCCAGCAGCTGGAGAAGCAGAACTTAAATTAGGTGAGCAAGgccctttcttcctttcactcTGGTCCCCTTGCATGGTTTGTGATTCTCCAGATCTGTGAAGGACTCATAGAGAGCAAAGTCCTCTGGTCTCTAGAGAGTGTGGTAAACCTTTGAGTAGAATTAACAAGCCTTGGAATCATAGAATTTTGGAGGCAGGGAGGATATAAGAGATCAGATCCAACCTCTTAGCCCTCTGAACTGAGTGCGATAACTTGCTAGAAAAGAAAAGTCCCTATATTGAGGGGGAATCCCTCAGGGAGTTTCTCTAAGTGTGTAGGAGATGGACATGCAGACAGATCAGCCCACGTTAATGTGATGATGTGTGACAAGTGCCTTAGTGGTCATCAAAGGGCTAGAGGAACACAGGGGAGAAAATGACTCAGTTGGAAGGTAGAGGAAGAGGGTgttatcagggaaggcttcccagaggagtaGAGATTTCCAGGGCTGTATGTTCTTGACCTAAGGGCTCCAGATTCCGATCCTGTTTTTCCACCTTCACTTTTAGACTTTGGCATTTGACACACCAAGTTTCATAGCTCAGCTGTGCTACTCAGCTAGTGGACCTGGGTAAATTAGTAATCTTTGGGCCCAAGTCTCCTCATCTCTAAAACAGTTAACGCTACCTAAATCATTGTGGGATCCTTAGGTCTTACACAGAAGCTTAGAAATGCCTGATGCAGTGCCACCCATAGAGTAAAGAATACTCAATGAAGAGACAGGATTGTTGTGATCATTTTAAAGTCCTTTATTTATATACAGCACGAGGAGATTGAGGCTTGCTGGTGCTTCCTCTTTGTGTGTGGCAGTGCCTAGGAGAAGGCCAGCTGGGTTTTATGAAGTTATCATATGACTTGGATGCCATTAAGGGTTTGGAGGCTTTGAGGAAGGCAAAACGTGACAGTTGCATGGGAACAGAGAAGCAAGAATCGTGGAATATCAACTACACATACTACTGCAAGGTCCTCGATATTATAAAACCGTGATGTATTGCAGCCACTGTCCGTAAGGTTAGAGGCAGCGGTGCGGTGACCAACTTGAGAGCTTAGAGCGGAACAAGAAAAAGAGTAACTTCCCATGACATCGTCATAGCATCATGCCCATAATTCCTTGTTTGTCTCTATCCTTCattagaagaaaatgtcaaatgtTTGGGGATGTGGTGTAGCACTTTCACGGGTGTATGCTCAGTCACAAGCACAGTGCTTGGTCCAAAATGGGCATTCAAAGAgcagttgtttaaaaaatgactttgatGCAAGGTGCTTTTGGTAAAGCCAGATTGTAGGCTCTCCTTGCCTTTGGGGGCCCCCCTTTCCTACCATGCTCCCTTAATCTCTTCTCTTTTGACGTCTCCTGGGGAGTTGCTGGCTCTCACACTGCTCTGGGCTGACCTAACTGAAATATGTGCCTTCACTTCTTTGCCTGTTGTGGAGATGGACCTGCCTGCCATCAAAGCATTTTTGACTCAAAGCAACTGTGGAGATTATCCAACCCCACACGAATTTTCTGGATGAGGAAGCTATGCCATTAAGagttctctgactctttgcagtctcatAGCTTGTTGAGGCAGAGCTAGGAAGAAAGTTCTTGCCTCTTGCTTTCAGATTTGGGGCTCTTCTACTGTTTCAGGCTGCCTTGGGGTATGTACCATCTCCAAGTTCATAGTGAGGGCTCCATATCCAAAAAAActcaccctcccttccccaggcccTTTGCTTTTCAAAGGGCTACCCAAACCCAAGGCATCTACCTAGCATGGTGGTTAATGCCAAGTACTCTAGAGTCAGACTGCCAGAATTCACGAGCTTATTTGTCTACTTACcatgcgacttcactttcacttttcactttcatgcattggagaaggaaatggcaacccactccagtattcttgcctggagaatcccagggacagaggagcctagtgggctgctgtctatggggtggcacagagttggacaccactgatggaacttagcagcagcagcagcagcaaccatgatTTGGGCAAATTCTTTAACCTTTGTAAATTCAAATTTgcttatcccctggagaagtgaatggctatccattccagtattcttgcttggagaatccaatggacagaaaagcctggtaggctacagtccatggggtcgcaaagagtcggacacgactgagcaactaacactttcactttcaaaatgggCGTGACGATAATACTAACTTTTTTACTTGGAATATTCAAAGCTATCATAATGGACGAAAAGCAGCATCCTTACATTTTCTTCCTTGGATCCAAGTTCCGATTGTGGCAGCCAAACTACCGAAGTAGCCAAGGTTGCGTCTTTCCTACTTGAGTGCCGGAAATTTAGTTCCTGTGTTTCTGGGAGAGCTTTGCCATGGAGAGGACTCTGCAGGCTCTCAGCCCCTGTAGGCAGAGGAAGTACAGGAGAAGATGCAGTGTTCTTGGACTCGGGTGACACTTCAGATCCAGTGCAGCCTGGCTGCACCTAAAACTTTAATGTAAATTGGCTGTGACGTCTGTGCAGGGGCCCAGATTTAGAAGCAGAGCAGGATGCGTCTACCCAGGCTGGTGACAGACCCGGAGCAGTGTTCCCATTGGAGAAAGTGGAGGGCGTAGCAAGAGGGAGAATTTGCTCAGTCTGGCCTGGTGGCTCTGTTTTATTAATGATCTGGAAGAGCAGAGGAAAGTGACTTTAATTAAATTTGCCAGTGATATTAAAAGATGTCAGGAGCCACTGCTGAGGACACAGACACCTTGCAGATGGCCCTGGGGGCTTTAGGAAGATAATCCAGGGAAAAAATGAGGGGCCGTGGGCTGAGCTGAGGGGTCAGAGGGTCATCATATGCAGAATGTACCCTCGGCCCACCCTCTTTATCTGTATCTGTTCTGTTTCCAATAGATTTCTGACTGATCTTCCTGCTTTGGTTTTGTCCCACTTACAGCCACCCTAAAACCTATCTAGCCAAATTGGTTTTTCTGGAATACAGATCAGACCATGTCATTCTCCTGTTCAAAATCCTATCATTGGCTTTTCACTGCCCTTAGGATAAAATCCCATCTTCTCAGCCTGGCATATAAGACTTGCCATGAATTGGGTCCTCCCTCTGTGTCCAGCCTCATCTTCTGTCCCTCCTGCCTCACACTGATTTGCCTGTAATCCTATGTACACAGAGGGCTTTCCTGCCCCACGTCTTTGCTTGGGCTGTTCTCTTTGACTCAGATGCCCTtcccatgttctttctttttttttctctgtctttcttctttttttaactaacGTGCACTCATGCTTGAAGCCTCATTTCAGGGATCACCTCCTTCGGAACGCCTCCCTAAATCCCCGAGTTGGCTCGGTGCCCTGCTTGTGTTCGGCAGCACTCGGCCCACACCTTCGCTGATGATAGTAGGAGTGCCTGTGTGTGCAGCTTTCCACCCCTGCTCAGTGGTGCCTTGGAGGGAAAACCCCAAATCATAGTTTATTTTGTCCAGCGGCCTCTAGGACAGGCCTGGCAAATCACAGGCACTTGTTAATGTTTGtccaactgaactgatagaaggaGAATGTTTGGGTGGGAGACGGCCTTGGGAAATCAGGACACCCCAGGAAACCTGGGGAGCAGTCAACTCAACCAAATGAAGACCACagaagactggaagctgactgggACTTGTGGGTGTTCTGCAACAAATTGGGACATCCTCGTAAGGTGGAGTGGTTGGGACCATCAACTTTATGTCATCTTTATGTGAGCTCTGGTTCTGCTACTTCTTTGCTTTATACTTGGAGTAAATGACTCAAATGACTTAACTAAGACTCAGTTTCCCAAAATGTAAAATAGGGATTAAAATAGTACTGATCTCTAACAACAACTAATAGGGTTGTTATGAAGACGAAATAATACATTCAAACTTTATGCACACAATAACTGCTTTTAAGCATTATTTACTGTTACTAATATCTTCCTTGTTTTGGGCAGTTCTGGGGATCTCAAGCTGGGTCACCTCCATAAGTATGGCTTAGGACTGATTAAGAGCTTTCTGGAAACACCAAAGATCAGTTGGGTCTCTAAGGGAGTGCAGTGAACCACCCAGGAGGTAGGGATCTGTCTCAATCGGTATCTGGGGCTGGAGTTATGGCAAAAAATGACCATTGGCTTGTTCATCAGAGACATCCCCTCTCCCTCTAACTTCTCAGCAGAAACCATCTCCTGGCAGAGCTGGAGAGAACAGTTAGGCATCCCCCGGTGGTTTTTCACCTTCAGTTCTAATAACTTAGTGCAGGCAATCCCTAACCACTTTCTtgccttgttttcttttatttgttcctTCAGTTCATCTGTTGTCTCAAGGAACAGTCTTTCTAAACTGACCTCTGATTATGACCATGTAATAGCACAGTCCCCATAGAAACCTGTTGCTACAAGTATCTGTGGGACCAAGGAGAATAAAGACCATGATCCTCCTTAATTGTCCCGGTGGGTATGAGCAGTCGGAGTCCTCGTCCCCCGTCGATCAGGAAAACACTACTACCTGAGTGTCCCCTGTCCcctgactgcagcaggccagccaCTTCCCTACCTGTGGGTAGCCCACCCCTTTGGGCTTGGCCAGTTATGCAGCTGACACTGCCTGTCACCATGTTGGCTGTTGATCAAAGAGCTGCTCCAGCTGTGCCCACCTGCTGTCTCCTCCTGCATGGGGCTCATCAGAATTCACAAAATGTTGGGTTTTCAGAGATCAAGGCAAGGAACCAAGATCCGTGTCTGTCCACAATTCTCCATGTAGGTGAGTGCTAACCCTATGAATAGGGTCTCTGTGCACATCGCAGGCTATGGGGGCATTTTCAGTCTTTGAATATGGATGCCCATCACCTTCAGCCTCTCTGCTCCTCTGCAGTCAATGTCATAGCCTCTTCTCCCCCGAGTGAGGTCAAAGCCCCAAGCACCTGCTGGGGTGACCCCTGGTACCTGGACTGATGGGGATTATGGGCCTCAGCAGTTGGCTCCCGTTCTGAGGAATACAAAACCAAGTTAATCCACAGAGCCCTTTGGGAGGAGGGCCTTCAGGATTATCATATGCACCAGGCTGTGTCCCAAGGGGAACTTCTCTTTGAGTACAAGCCTTGGCAATTGAAAGAGGTCCTAGGTAGCCTCTAAAATCTAGTGAGGATTTGTCTACGagatctatttttttctaaatggctACAATTCAGATTGTAAAATGACTTTTAAGAAGGCTGATTTCTGAGTGtgttagtctgctcaggctgccctaacaaaataccatagactgagtggttTAAACAACGGAAATTTGTCAGGAGGCTGGGATTCCAAAATCAAGATactgacaatttgatttctggaaaGAGGTCTCTTCCAGGCTTGCAGATGACTGCTTTCTTCCTATGTTCTCACAAAATGGAgcgctctctctttctttttctctctcttgtcttCTTAAATGCCACCAAGCCTATTGGATTAGAACCCCACTCTTTTGACTTCATTTAGccttaattacctcctaaaaGTTCTATCTCCAAGTAGAGTCACATCGtagattagggcttcaacataggaattGGCAGGGGGATTGTACAATTCCGTCCATAGCAgtgaggaagattccctagggccacatttatttattccaaaacatacatttactgagcacctacgcACTACCTACTAAGGATACCATGAGAAACAGAATAGACATAGTCTTTGCCTTTTTGTCATAGCTTAATGGATGAGTTAGTCATCAATCATATAATCCCACAAATACATAATGTAATTTCAAAATTTTGTAAGtgccatgaaaaaaattaaaggaaaggaGTTGACCATTTTAGGGTGAAGGAAAGTTTTTGTGAGAAAGTGACATTCAAGCTGAGAGCTAAAGCATTGTTACGAGTGGGAGTGCAAAGAAGAAATGATATTTTTGGTCATGGGTCATGTTATgggcaaaggtcctgaggtggaAAATAAGATGGTGTACTCCAGGACCTGATGGGAAAGCCATCACTGCAGAAATGCAGTGAGAGGGACAGTGGCAAGAGATGAGGGGGACGGGGAAGAAGGTAGCTCGTGCGAGGCTCCGCAGGTCATGGTGAGGATGCCGGTCTTTATATTGAAAGTGAGGGGgaacaggatgcttggggctggtgcactgggatgacccagagggacggtatggggagggaggcaggagggggtttgaggattgggaacacgtgtacacccatggcggattcatgttgatgtatggcaaaaccaatacaatattgtaaagtaattagcctctaattaaaataaataaatttaaatttaaaaaaaggaagaaaaaaaagaaagtgaggggGAAATGCCGaaaggctttgttttgttttgttttaagatgaCTATGGCTATAAGAGAAGATGGAATAGAAAAAGGTCAGAGTTGGAGTGAGTTCGGTGAGGAGGTGACTGAGTAAATTCATCAGGTGAAAAGTAATGGGCCGTGATGGTGGTGAGAGAGATGGGGAGGAAAGTTGATGGGACTCTGTGTTGGACTGGAGAGAGAAAGTCTTGCAAACAGGCAGTGGTTTCCAGGCTGAGAAACCGAGTGGATGGAAGTGCTATTTTCTGAGATGGGAAAcagcagagaaggaggaggagcaagTAGAGAATAGCAGCATTCTTCCATTACTAACAGTACTCCTACATGCTTGTAACAGAGGTGGAAACATGGgcaagttgtttttctttaaggTATTGAATAGTTATTTGCAGTCTCATTCCATCTGAATGAGGCAATGGGTAGAAAGATAACTGTAGTTTCAGCTGAATTTCTTCCATTCTTCTGAACTCTTGTTCACCTTTTAGTGTCTTGAGGTCAGCAGAGGAGGCTGAATTTCACCCTGAAATCTCgcctacagattaaaaaaaatttagaatcacTTGCCTGTTGTTTATAGTGCTTCCTACCACTTGGCCCTTGCAGTGTTTGGGTTTCAAGTTAGAGTGGCTGACTGATCTTCATCTCCCTGTAACTGGATGCCTAAATTCTTTCATAAGCCTGTCTTGCTGGAGGGCTAAGGATTGCTATGGACTGGGCCTTGGGCACCACTTACAGGGCTTCGGTTTAGCTACATGACAGGTAGTATTCACTACAGAATCAATTCTCTTGATTTCTCAAGCAATCTCAGAATTACAACTTGCCTCCCTAAATTTTCATCTGGGGAAGGAGTTTTTCCCAACTGGGCTCAACTGCACACAAAGCAAGGTGTTCCATTTGCAGGAGAGTAGTCCAGGATAACAGTTCAATTCAGCGTGTACTCCTGTAAACTTATGTTTTGCAAGATTCTTGAGTATGATGACAGTGTGGTAAGGAAGGCTGAAAACCCTAGAAACAGTAGAAGTGGGGATGAAGATTCCTGTTATACTTGGCCAATTTTAAGTTAATTCTTGAGAACTCTCACAGATAACAAAAGGGTTGGGAGGCAGGACTAAAGGGGTATCAGTTAAATTTCCATTACCAATATTCCCAGctattttaagccatttttctACTGACTCTACCAGATGGTCCTAAGGACAGAGCAGCTATTTGAGCCTCCCAGTGACATCTATTTTTCCAAGTGAGAGACTGCCCCATATGTTAGTACAATATGTCACTCAAGATGAAACATCAGTTTTTATTGGTGGGAACCTGCCATTTGTTgtcctccttttttaaaaaaaaaaaaaaaaacttttcgtTTTTTATtgggggtatagctgattaataatgtgatagtttcaggtgaacagcgaagggactcagccatacatatacaggtatccattctcccccaagctgtCTCCTTTTCTTCATGCCTTTTTCTGCCTCTCTGATCTCTTCTAGGTCTCTGGCCTGTCAGGAGGACCATTGGTGCTGCAGTGGAAGCCAGCGGCTAAGTCTTGTGTATGGCGTGGTTAAGGTTGCAGCCTCTCACCTCTGCCTTCCTCCATTTTGGGCTGATTACCTTTGTGCTCTTCCTGAATGGTCTTCGGGCAGAGGCTGGCGGCTCAGGGGATGTGCCCAGCACAGGGCAGAACAATGAGTCCTGTACAGGGTCGTCGGACTGCAAGGAGGGTGTCATCCTGCCAATCTGGTACCCGGAGAACCCTTCCCTTGGAGACAAGATTGCCAGGGTCATTGTCTATTTTGTGGCCCTGATATACATGTTCCTCGGGGTGTCCATCATTGCTGATCGCTTCATGGCATCTATTGAAGTCATCACTTCTCAAGAGAGAGAGGTGACTATCAAAAAGCCCAATGGAGAGACCAGCACAACCACCATTAGGGTCTGGAATGAAACTGTCTCCAACCTGACCCTTATGGCCCTGGGTTCCTCTGCTCCTGAGATCCTCCTGTCTTTAATTGAGGTGTGTGGCCATGGGTTCATTGCTGGTGATCTGGGACCTTCTACCATTGTCGGCAGCGCAGCCTTCAATATGTTCATTATCATTGGTATCTGCGTCTATGTGATCCCCGATGGAGAGACTCGCAAGATCAAGCACCTACGAGTCTTCTTTGTCACTGCTGCTTGGAGCATCTTTGCCTACATCTGGCTCTATATGATCCTGGCTGTCTTCTCTCCTGGTGTGGTCCAGGTTTGGGAAGGCCTCCTCACTCTCTTCTTCTTTCCAGTGTGTGTCCTTCTGGCCTGGGTGGCAGATAAGCGACTGCTCTTCTACAAATACATGCACAAAAAGTACCGCACAGATAAACACCGAGGAATCATCATAGAGACCGAGGGAGACCACCCCAAGGGCATTGAGATGGATGGGAAAATGATGAATTCCCACTTCCTTGATGGGCACCTGGTGCCCCTGGAAGGGAAGGAAGTAGATGAGTCCCGCAGGGAGATGATACGGATTCTCAAGGATCTGAAGCAAAAACACCCAGAGAAGGACTTAGATCAGCTGGTCGAGATGGCTAACTACTATGCTCTCTCCCATCAGCAGAAGAGCCGTGCCTTCTACCGGATCCAGGCCACCCGTATGATGACTGGCGCGGGCAATATCCTGAAGAAGCATGCAGCAGAACAAGCCAAAAAGACCTCCAGCATGAGCGAGGTGCATGCCGATGAGCCGGAGGACTTTGTCTCCAAGGTCTTCTTTGACCCATGCTCTTACCAGTGCCTGGAGAACTGTGGGGCTGTGCTCCTGACAGTGGTGAGGAAAGGTGGGGACACGTCCAAGGCCCTGTATGTGGACTACAAAACAGAGGATggttctgccaatgcaggggctgacTATGAGTTCACAGAGGGTACTGTGGTTCTAAAGCCTGGAGAGACCCAGAAGGAGTTCTCTGTGGGCATCATCGATGATGACATTTTTGAGGAGGATGAACACTTCTTTGTGAGGCTGAGCAACGTTCGCATGGAGGAGGAGCAGCCTGAGGAGGGGATGTCTCCCAGAGCACTCAATAGTCTTCCCTTGCCTCGGGCTGTCCTGGTGTCCCCTTGtgtggccacagtcaccatcttgGATGATGACCACGCGGGCATCTTCACTTTTGAATGTGACACTATTCATGTCAGTGAAA is part of the Bubalus bubalis isolate 160015118507 breed Murrah chromosome 11, NDDB_SH_1, whole genome shotgun sequence genome and harbors:
- the SLC8A3 gene encoding sodium/calcium exchanger 3 isoform X3, whose product is MAWLRLQPLTSAFLHFGLITFVLFLNGLRAEAGGSGDVPSTGQNNESCTGSSDCKEGVILPIWYPENPSLGDKIARVIVYFVALIYMFLGVSIIADRFMASIEVITSQEREVTIKKPNGETSTTTIRVWNETVSNLTLMALGSSAPEILLSLIEVCGHGFIAGDLGPSTIVGSAAFNMFIIIGICVYVIPDGETRKIKHLRVFFVTAAWSIFAYIWLYMILAVFSPGVVQVWEGLLTLFFFPVCVLLAWVADKRLLFYKYMHKKYRTDKHRGIIIETEGDHPKGIEMDGKMMNSHFLDGHLVPLEGKEVDESRREMIRILKDLKQKHPEKDLDQLVEMANYYALSHQQKSRAFYRIQATRMMTGAGNILKKHAAEQAKKTSSMSEVHADEPEDFVSKVFFDPCSYQCLENCGAVLLTVVRKGGDTSKALYVDYKTEDGSANAGADYEFTEGTVVLKPGETQKEFSVGIIDDDIFEEDEHFFVRLSNVRMEEEQPEEGMSPRALNSLPLPRAVLVSPCVATVTILDDDHAGIFTFECDTIHVSESIGVMEVKVLRTSGARGTVIVPFRTVEGTAKGGGEDFEDIYGELEFKNDETVKTVHIKVIDGEAYEKNKNYFIEMMGPRMVDMSFQKEVTDRKLTVEEEEAKRIAEMGKPILGEHPKLEVIIEESYEFKTTVDKLIRKTNLALVVGTHSWRDQFMEAITVSAAGDEDEDESGEERLPSCFDYVMHFLTVFWKVLFACVPPTEYCHGWACFVVSILIIGMLTAIIGDLASHFGCTIGLKDSVTAVIFVAFGTSVPDTFASKAAAIQDVYADASIGNVTGSNAVNVFLGIGLAWSVAAIYWALQGQEFHVSAGTLAFSVTLFTIFAFVCISVLLYRRRPHLGGELGGPRGCKLATTWLFVSLWLLYILFATLEAYCYIKGF
- the SLC8A3 gene encoding sodium/calcium exchanger 3 isoform X2, with the translated sequence MAWLRLQPLTSAFLHFGLITFVLFLNGLRAEAGGSGDVPSTGQNNESCTGSSDCKEGVILPIWYPENPSLGDKIARVIVYFVALIYMFLGVSIIADRFMASIEVITSQEREVTIKKPNGETSTTTIRVWNETVSNLTLMALGSSAPEILLSLIEVCGHGFIAGDLGPSTIVGSAAFNMFIIIGICVYVIPDGETRKIKHLRVFFVTAAWSIFAYIWLYMILAVFSPGVVQVWEGLLTLFFFPVCVLLAWVADKRLLFYKYMHKKYRTDKHRGIIIETEGDHPKGIEMDGKMMNSHFLDGHLVPLEGKEVDESRREMIRILKDLKQKHPEKDLDQLVEMANYYALSHQQKSRAFYRIQATRMMTGAGNILKKHAAEQAKKTSSMSEVHADEPEDFVSKVFFDPCSYQCLENCGAVLLTVVRKGGDTSKALYVDYKTEDGSANAGADYEFTEGTVVLKPGETQKEFSVGIIDDDIFEEDEHFFVRLSNVRMEEEQPEEGMSPRALNSLPLPRAVLVSPCVATVTILDDDHAGIFTFECDTIHVSESIGVMEVKVLRTSGARGTVIVPFRTVEGTAKGGGEDFEDIYGELEFKNDETVKTVRVKIVDEEEYERQENFFIVLGEPKWMERGISALLLSPEVTDRKLTVEEEEAKRIAEMGKPILGEHPKLEVIIEESYEFKTTVDKLIRKTNLALVVGTHSWRDQFMEAITVSAAGDEDEDESGEERLPSCFDYVMHFLTVFWKVLFACVPPTEYCHGWACFVVSILIIGMLTAIIGDLASHFGCTIGLKDSVTAVIFVAFGTSVPDTFASKAAAIQDVYADASIGNVTGSNAVNVFLGIGLAWSVAAIYWALQGQEFHVSAGTLAFSVTLFTIFAFVCISVLLYRRRPHLGGELGGPRGCKLATTWLFVSLWLLYILFATLEAYCYIKGF